In Mixophyes fleayi isolate aMixFle1 chromosome 4, aMixFle1.hap1, whole genome shotgun sequence, the following proteins share a genomic window:
- the LOC142152196 gene encoding tubulin alpha-1C chain-like, protein MRECLSIHIGQAGVQMGNACWELYCLEHGLQPDGVVAPDKAKLVDSSFGTFFSETGAGKHVPRAVMVDLEPTVIDEIRTGVYRTLFHPEQLITGKEDAANNYARGHYTIGKEIVDGVIDRLRKMSDQCSGLQGFLIFHSFGGGTGSGFTSLLMERLSVDYGKKSKLEFSVYPAPQISTAVVEPYNSILTTHTTLEHSDCAFMVDNEAIYDICNRNLDIERPSYTNLNRLIGQIVSSITASLRFDGALNVDLTEFQTNLVPYPRIHFPLVTYSPIISAEKAYHEQLSVPEITNACFEYSNQMVKCDPRRGKYMACCLLYRGDVVPKDVNAAIAAIKTRKSIQFVDWCPTGFKVGINYQPPTVVPGGDLAKVQRAVCMLSNTTAIAEAWARLDHKFDLMYSKRAFVHWYVGEGMEEGEFSEAREDMAALEKDYEEVGTDSNDGADEDDEY, encoded by the exons ATG AGGGAGTGTCTATCTATACATATTGGCCAAGCAGGAGTGCAGATGGGCAATGCCTGCTGGGAGCTGTACTGTCTAGAGCATGGACTCCAACCAGATGGTGTTGTTGCGCCTGACAAGGCAAAATTAGTGGATTCATCCTTTGGAACCTTCTTCAGTGAAACTGGTGCAGGCAAACATGTGCCACGGGCAGTAATGGTTGACCTGGAGCCAACTGTTATTG ATGAGATAAGAACTGGTGTGTACCGTACACTGTTTCACCCAGAACAGCTCATTACTGGCAAGGAAGATGCAGCAAATAACTACGCCCGAGGTCACTACACCATTGGAAAGGAGATAGTCGATGGTGTTATAGACAGATTACGTAAAATG TCTGACCAGTGCAGTGGCCTACAAGGGTTTCTGATCTTTCACAGTTTTGGAGGAGGCACTGGCTCTGGTTTCACTTCCTTGTTGATGGAACGTCTATCTGTTGATTATGGAAAGAAGTCGAAGCTCGAGTTCTCCGTTTACCCTGCACCACAGATTTCTACTGCAGTGGTAGAACCATACAACTCTATTCTGACAACCCACACAACTTTGGAACATTCAGACTGCGCCTTCATGGTAGACAATGAGGCAATCTATGATATCTGCAACCGGAACCTGGACATTGAGCGTCCTTCTTATACCAACTTGAACAGACTAATAGGCCAAATAGTTTCTTCAATTACAGCCTCTTTGAGGTTTGATGGTGCTTTGAATGTTGACTTAACAGAGTTCCAAACTAATTTGGTGCCTTACCCTAGAATTCATTTCCCACTGGTCACCTATTCACCCATAATATCCGCAGAGAAAGCATACCATGAGCAGCTCTCGGTGCCGGAGATCACGAATGCTTGCTTTGAATATTCTAATCAGATGGTGAAATGTGACCCTCGACGTGGTAAATACATGGCTTGCTGTCTGTTGTATAGGGGAGATGTGGTGCCCAAAGATGTCAATGCTGCAATAGCCGCAATTAAAACTAGGAAGTCCATCCAGTTTGTTGACTGGTGTCCTACTGGTTTTAAGGTGGGAATTAACTACCAGCCCCCCACTGTGGTCCCAGGAGGGGACTTGGCCAAAGTTCAACGTGCTGTCTGTATGCTGAGTAATACTACAGCTATTGCAGAGGCCTGGGCCAGACTAGACCATAAATTTGACCTAATGTATTCCAAGAGAGCTTTTGTACATtggtatgtgggggaggggatggAGGAAGGAGAGTTCTCAGAAGCAAGAGAGGATATGGCTGCTCTGGAAAAGGATTATGAAGAGGTAGGGACAGACTCTAATGATGGTGCAGATGAAGACGATGAATACTAA
- the LOC142152195 gene encoding tubulin alpha chain-like yields MRECISIHVGQAGVQIGGACWELYCLEHGIQPDGTIMADQDEASGETFFTQTESGKHIPRAVFIDLEPSVIDEIRSGKMHSLYHPDQFISGKEDAANNFARGHYTIGKQVIDKVMDRIRKLTDQCGGLQGFLVFHSFGGGTGSGFSSLLMEKLAADYMKKSILEFCVYPAPRMSSAVVEPYNSILAVHSTMDHSNCSFMMDNEAIYELCHHNLNIERPSYVHINRLVGQIVSSITASLRFEGILNVDLVEFQTNLVPYPRIHFPLVTYAPIVSVERAYHEQLSVPDITNACFEPCNQMMKCDPRGGKYMACCLLYRGDVVPKDVNAAIAAIKTRKSIQFVDWCPTGFKVGINYQPPTVVPGGDLAKVQRAVCMLSNTTAIAESWARLDHKFDLMYSKRAFVHWYVGEGMEEGEFSEAREYMAILEKDYEEVAAESFDIEKEESFS; encoded by the exons ATG AGGGAATGCATATCCATTCATGTTGGCCAAGCTGGTGTGCAGATTGGTGGTGCTTGTTGGGAGCTTTATTGCCTGGAACATGGGATACAACCGGATGGAACCATTATGGCTGATCAGGATGAAGCGTCTGGAGAAACCTTCTTCACACAGACAGAATCTGGAAAGCACATACCTAGAGCTGTGTTCATAGACCTGGAACCGTCAGTAATTG ATGAAATACGAAGTGGAAAAATGCACTCCCTGTACCACCCAGACCAGTTTATATCTGGCAAGGAAGACGCAGCTAATAATTTTGCCCGTGGTCATTACACCATTGGAAAGCAGGTGATAGATAAGGTTATGGATCGTATCCGGAAACTG ACAGATCAATGTGGAGGACTCCAGGGTTTTCTAGTGTTCCACAGCTTTGGAGGTGGCACAGGGTCTGGGTTTAGCTCATTGTTGATGGAAAAACTAGCAGCTGACTATATGAAAAAGTCCATTTTGGAGTTCTGCGTTTATCCTGCACCAAGAATGTCATCTGCAGTGGTGGAACCATATAACTCCATTCTAGCTGTTCATAGCACTATGGATCATTCAAATTGTTCATTCATGATGGATAATGAAGCCATTTATGAATTATGCCACCATAACTTGAATATTGAGCGTCCGTCTTATGTACACATAAACAGGCTTGTAGGACAGATAGTATCGTCTATCACTGCCTCTCTGAGGTTTGAAGGAATACTAAATGTAGACCTTGTTGAATTTCAGACTAATCTAGTACCTTATCCCAGGATACACTTCCCCTTAGTCACGTATGCACCAATTGTATCTGTGGAAAGAGCTTATCATGAGCAACTATCTGTTCCGGACATTACTAATGCTTGTTTTGAGCCCTGTAACCAAATGATGAAATGTGACCCTCGAGGTGGTAAATACATGGCTTGCTGTCTGTTGTATAGGGGAGATGTGGTGCCCAAAGATGTCAATGCTGCAATAGCCGCAATTAAAACTAGGAAGTCCATCCAGTTTGTTGACTGGTGTCCTACTGGTTTTAAGGTGGGAATTAACTACCAGCCCCCCACTGTGGTCCCAGGAGGGGATTTGGCCAAAGTTCAACGTGCTGTCTGTATGCTGAGTAATACTACAGCTATTGCAGAGTCCTGGGCCAGGCTGGACCATAAGTTTGACCTAATGTATTCCAAGAGAGCATTTGTACATtggtatgtgggggaggggatggAGGAAGGAGAGTTCTCAGAAGCAAGAGAATACATGGCCATCCTAGAAAAGGATTATGAAGAGGTGGCTGCAGAATCATTTGATATTGAGAAAGAGGAGTCCTTTTCTTAA